The following proteins are co-located in the Solanum pennellii chromosome 1, SPENNV200 genome:
- the LOC107005632 gene encoding uncharacterized protein LOC107005632 yields the protein MGFDEMEPIFGRLNAEWSAPHKTPLKPFLFHVHGLSTDPSTLCVCATDFHSNTWHALKSAQELEDMRDRTGIGGSWSDFVDYLIAAVKSEDLKLVMDGQSKVGGAAHAKLVAQKAKGMPRIAISLSKLVDTAATEAMANLSLALYTTFTNVHNLLKAEKQRCCELTNVLSEEKEKNEIAQKQLDALLYSKRQKFENAASDTATISSSLVSPVKQAAQLPSTKVTNRVVPAHRRARVRGVLLHDTEEERQD from the exons ATGGGGTTTGATGAAATGGAACCAATTTTTGGGCGACTAAATGCAGAGTGGTCAGCACCTCACAAAACCCCTTTGAAGCCTTTCCTCTTTCATGTCCACGGATTGTCAACTGATCCCTCTACCCTCTGTGTATGCGCCACTGATTTCCATTCAAATACATGGCACGCTTTAAAGTCTGCGCAGGAGCTTGAAGATATG AGGGACAGAACTGGTATAGGAGGCTCTTGGTCTGACTTTGTAGATTACCTTATAGCTGCCGTAAAGTCTGAAGATCTGAAGCTTGTTATGGATGGACAGTCAAAAGTTGGAG GTGCTGCACATGCAAAATTGGTTGCCCAGAAAGCAAAGGGGATGCCAAGAATCGCTATATCACTTAGTAAACTTGTGGATACTGCAGCAACTGAGGCAATGGCAAATCTTTCTTTGGCGCTCTATACAACGTTCACAAATGTACATAATTTGCTTAAAGCTG AGAAACAAAGATGCTGTGAGCTGACAAATGTTTTATCTGAAGAAAAG GAAAAGAATGAAATTGCACAGAAGCAACTAGATGCACTTCTGTACTCCAAAAGACAGAAGTTTGAAAACGCAGCCTCAGATACTGCAACCATCAGTAGTTCACTAGTGTCTCCAG TTAAGCAAGCAGCTCAACTTCCCTCTACTAAGGTGACTAACCGTGTGGTACCAGCACATCGTAG GGCCAGAGTCCGAGGTGTTCTTTTGCATGATACTGAAGAGGAGAGACAAGATTAA